In Crinalium epipsammum PCC 9333, the genomic window AAAGCGGTCTTCTTCTGGCATTTGAATCGTGTAGCCTAATGCACCAACACCACGAGGCACAATGGAGATTTTTTGTACTTTACCAGCCCCAGGCATTAAAGCGCCGATTAAAGCGTGACCAACTTCGTGATAAGCTACGGTCTTTTTCTCAACTTCATTCAAAACGCGCGATCGCTTTTCTAAACCAGCAACAACTCGCTCAATAGCTTCGTTAAAATCTGCCATGATCACAGCTTCACGGTTTTGACGTGCTGCTAACAGTGCTGCTTCATTCACCAAGTTAGCTAAATCAGCACCCGCAAACCCTGGAGTTCTAGCTGCAATCACGTCTAACTGGACATCTTCAGCTAATTTCACACTTCTAGCATGAACATTCAGAATTGCTGCTCGACCAATTTTATCAGGGCGGTCTACAACTACTTGACGGTCAAAACGACCAGGACGACGTAACGCTGGATCGAGTACTTCTGGACGGTTAGTAGCAGCAACCAGAATTACACCCGTATTACCTTCAAAACCATCCATCTCAGTTAGCAACTGATTGAGAGTTTGTTCGCGTTCATCATTACCACCGACAAACCCACCAGCGCCACCGCGAGACTTCCCAAGCGCATCTAACTCATCAATAAAGACAATACAAGGAGCTTGTTTTTTAGCTTGTTCAAATAAATCTCGGACTCTCGCAGCACCAACACCAACGAATAACTCAATAAATTCAGATCCAGAGATACTGAAGAAAGGAACACTAGCTTCACCTGCGATCGCTTTCGCTAACAGTGTTTTCCCAGTACCAGGAGGACCTACTAACAACACACCTTTAGGAATTTTTGCTCCCAATTTGGTATACTTACCAGCATTTTTCAGGAAGTCAATAATTTCTAGTAACTCAACTTTGGCTTCCTCAACACCAGCAACATCAGCAAACTTAACGCCTGTACTGCCCTCAGAATAAATTCGCGCTTTACTCTTACCTACAGTCAGCGCAGCACCGCCAGCACCTCCGCCTCGGTTCATCAACCACCCCCAAATCCCAAAGAAAATCAGTGGTGGTACAACCCAACTTAATAATGTGCCAATCCAGCCACTATTATCAGGTGCAGGTGCAGCAAATTCTACATTATGTTCGCGTAAAATCTTAGGCAGATCTAAATCTAGTGCGATCGGAGTAGTTACAAATACCTGCTCTTGATTGCCATTTGCCTCAGATTTCAAGGCATATTCAATTTTCTCACCTCCGACAATTGCCTTTGTAACCTGACCTTTTTCTACTTGATTTATAAAATCACTATAAGGAACCTGCGGAGTGCGAGTACCAAAAGTAGGGACAATAATATTTAGCAGTAAAAGTACTGTTGCTAGAATCAGTAAACTTCCGCCAAGCTGCTTTGCTCTTGGCGATTTCAATGGTTGCTTATTATTAGTGTCAACAGGCATAATTATTATTTCCTTAATACAGAATTAAGTTTTGTAACACTAAATTTATTCTACGGAATTCAATGGTATAGCGAAGGTCGGAGTCTACCCTGACTTTCATCGGTATTTCCTACCTGTGTTTACAGTTGTTAAGGCATCAATTTGTGATATGAGCGATCAGATTTGGTTCATTTTGAAAGTTTTAATCGTTTCTGCTGTACTTTCTACCTTAATTAAGTACGGTGGCTCTAGTCTCTCCCTAGCAAGCACACCAACGCTAGTACTGATTGTAGTATTTTTACCTAGTTTAATTGTGGCGATCGCTCTCTGGTGGCGTTTATATTTCTATCGCCAGATAGATTAAGCTGATCATTGCCTTATCTTCAACAC contains:
- the ftsH gene encoding ATP-dependent zinc metalloprotease FtsH, with the translated sequence MPVDTNNKQPLKSPRAKQLGGSLLILATVLLLLNIIVPTFGTRTPQVPYSDFINQVEKGQVTKAIVGGEKIEYALKSEANGNQEQVFVTTPIALDLDLPKILREHNVEFAAPAPDNSGWIGTLLSWVVPPLIFFGIWGWLMNRGGGAGGAALTVGKSKARIYSEGSTGVKFADVAGVEEAKVELLEIIDFLKNAGKYTKLGAKIPKGVLLVGPPGTGKTLLAKAIAGEASVPFFSISGSEFIELFVGVGAARVRDLFEQAKKQAPCIVFIDELDALGKSRGGAGGFVGGNDEREQTLNQLLTEMDGFEGNTGVILVAATNRPEVLDPALRRPGRFDRQVVVDRPDKIGRAAILNVHARSVKLAEDVQLDVIAARTPGFAGADLANLVNEAALLAARQNREAVIMADFNEAIERVVAGLEKRSRVLNEVEKKTVAYHEVGHALIGALMPGAGKVQKISIVPRGVGALGYTIQMPEEDRFLMVEDEIRGRIATLLGGRSAEEVIFGKVSTGASDDIQKATDLAERAITLYGMSDQLGPVAFEKSQQQFIDGYSNPRRPISPKVAEEIDQQVKESIDRAHHIALAILDNNRDLLEETAQKLLQKEVLEGAELLEQLQQVKAPVELDQWLLTGKIPANIELKQVALCN